The Malus sylvestris chromosome 12, drMalSylv7.2, whole genome shotgun sequence genome contains a region encoding:
- the LOC126594410 gene encoding WD repeat-containing protein 55-like, giving the protein MEINLGHLAFDIDFHPSQHLVTTGLINGDLHLYRYASDSVPQRVLEVHAHSESCRAVRFINNGQAILTGSPDCSILATDVETGAAIARLDEAHGSAVNKLINLTESTVASGDDEGCIKVWDTRQQSCCNTFKAHEEYISDMTFAADSMKLLGTSGDGTLSVCNLRRNKVQAQSEFSEEELLSVVIMKNGRKVVCSSHIGNLLLYSWGSFKDCSDRFVDLSPNSVDVLLKLDEDRLIAGSETGLISLVGILPNRVIQPIAEHSEYPVEGLAFSHDKKFLGSIAHDQMLKLWDMDELLQGSTKPSKPQAAVEDSDSDDMDMDINPPKSNKGTKRKNASKDRVSGSSNDFFADLQMEG; this is encoded by the exons ATGGAGATAAATTTGGGGCACTTGGCGTTTGACATTGATTTTCATCCATCGCAGCACTTGGTGACTACAGGTCTTATCAATGGCGATCTTCACTTGTACCGATATGCATCTGATTCAGTACCTCAAAG GGTGTTGGAAGTTCATGCACACAGTGAATCTTGCAGAGCTGTTCGCTTCATCAACAATGGCCAAG CAATTTTGACGGGCTCTCCCGACTGTTCAATTCTTGCAACGGATGTGGAAACTGGTGCTGCTATTGCTCGCCTCGACGAGGCTCAcgg GTCTGCAGTCAATAAGCTTATAAACTTGACTGAGTCCACAGTTGCCTCTGGAGATGACGAAGGCTGTATTAAG GTGTGGGATACCAGGCAACAGTCTTGCTGCAATACTTTTAAAGCTCATGAAGAGTACATTTCTGATATGACTTTTGCGGCTGATTCCATGAAACTCCTAGGAACTAG TGGAGATGGGACTCTTTCTGTTTGCAATCTTCGAAGAAATAAA GTGCAAGCTCAATCTGAATTTTCAGAAGAGGAGTTACTGTCTGTGGTTATCATGAAG AATGGTCGGAAAGTGGTTTGCAGCTCACACATTGGGAATCTGTTATTGTACTCATGGGGATCTTTCAAGGATTGCAG TGATCGATTTGTTGATCTCTCTCCGAATTCTGTTGATGTTTTGTTGAAG CTTGATGAAGATAGGTTGATCGCTGGATCTGAAACTGGACTTATCAG CCTAGTTGGTATATTACCCAACAGAGTCATCCAACCTATTGCAGAGCACTCAGAATACCCGGTTGAGGGTCTCG CTTTTTCCCATGATAAAAAGTTTCTGGGCAGTATAGCACATGATCAGATGTTGAAG CTGTGGGATATGGATGAGTTATTGCAAGGTTCGACGAAGCCTTCAAAGCCTCAAGCAGCTGTGGAGGACAGCGATAGTGATGATATGGATATGGATATTAATCCTCCGAAGTCGAACAAAG ggacaaaaaggaaaaatgcaAGCAAAGATCGTGTTTCGGGaagttcaaatgatttttttgctGATTTACAGATGGAGGGTTGA
- the LOC126594408 gene encoding uncharacterized protein LOC126594408 has translation MKLQSLNNGYAIRALSPKPNCSAELKLPATVRSCAPEQDLRGQSVAIVGLGKSGRAAARLALARGASVFAFDQNPNLRLLEKDPLFKKQYNGIGGLKTILGEFDEELLNNADRVVVSPGVPLQNYGLSSLLQSGKQVMSELDFAAEILPKSVKILAVTGTNGKSTVVTFAGQMLSHFGIETFVGGNLGNPLSEAAFQCLQPPSSKPKFKVAVVEVSSYQMEIPSKYFCPSVAVVLNLTPDHLERHGTMRDYALTKCRLFFHMTGAKLGLLCFGNQYLDEAIIESLNELNLAWIGAIPGVKIDMETKIASFEVPALGVNSQLQLGAMKTMGGHNFHNAAVAVLSVVGLNVGVDVEAIGPCIEKLRAPPHRMQIVCKDIHGVTWVDDSKATNVEATYAGLMGLKKQKSVVLLGGLAKVLDGQECNGFERLIEPLKYQRCVITFGSSGMLIKKTLSDNGLSIPCIRAVNLKEAVNWARSMAEHGDSIVLSPGCASFDEFRNFEHRGMFFQDLAFTYVSG, from the exons ATGAAGCTGCAATCTTTGAACAATGGCTATGCAATCCGAGCCCTCAGCCCCAAACCCAATTGCTCCGCAGAGCTGAAACTCCCAGCAACCGTCCGATCATGCGCTCCGGAACAGGACCTTCGAGGCCAATCCGTTGCT ATTGTTGGGTTGGGAAAATCTGGGAGAGCTGCGGCCAGGCTTGCTCTTGCCAGAGGTGCTTCAGTTTTCGCCTTCGATCAGAACCCGAATCTGCGTCTTTTAGAG AAAGATCCGCTCTTCAAGAAGCAATATAACGGAATAGGTGGATTGAAAACAATCCTGGGTGAATTTGACGAGGAGCTACTTAATAATGCGGACAGGGTTGTGGTGTCCCCTGGAGTTCCCCTGCAAAACTATGGTCTTTCCTCTTTGTTGCAGTCG GGAAAGCAGGTAATGTCTGAGTTGGACTTTGCTGCTGAAATTCTCCCAAAAAGTGTAAAGATTTTAGCAGTGACAGGGACCAATGGAAAATCAACTGTAGTCACTTTTGCTGGACAG ATGCTTAGTCATTTTGGAATCGAGACATTTGTTGGGGGTAACCTTGGTAACCCACTCTCAGAGGCTGCTTTCCAATGCTTACAGCCACCTTCTTCAAAACCCAAGTTTAAG GTTGCAGTTGTGGAGGTAAGCAGTTATCAAATGGAGATTCCCAGCAAGTACTTCTGCCCTTCT GTTGCTGTGGTGTTAAACCTTACACCTGATCATCTAGAAAGGCACGGAACAATGAGGGATTATGCACTGACTAAATGCCGGTTATTTTTTCACATGACTGGTGCCAAGCTTGGGCTTCTTTGTTTTG GAAACCAGTACTTAGATGAAGCAATTATTGAAAGCTTGAATGAACTTAATCTTGCGTGGATAGGAGCCATTCCAGGTGTGAAA ATTGACATGGAGACAAAAATTGCAAGCTTTGAAGTGCCTGCATTGGGAGTCAATTCACAACTACAATTGGGGGCAATGAAAACGATGGGGGGACACAACTTTCACAATGCTGCGGTGGCTGTTCTGTCTGTTGTTGGACTGAATGTTGGAGTTGATGTTGAAGCGATAGGTCCATGTATTGAAAAATTAAGGGCACCACCTCATCGTATGCAAATTG TATGCAAGGATATCCATGGAGTAACCTGGGTCGATGACAGTAAGGCAACAAATGTGGAAGCAACATACGCAGGACTAATGGGTCTAAAGAAACAAAAGTCTGTGGTTCTACTTGGGGGCCTTGCGAAG GTGTTAGATGGACAAGAGTGTAATGGTTTTGAACGATTGATAGAACCTTTGAAGTACCAGAGATGTGTAATCACG TTTGGGTCTTCCGGAATGCTGATTAAGAAGACGCTGTCTGATAACGGTCTTAGCATTCCCTGCATCAGAGCCGTAAATCTTAAGGAAGCTGTCAACTGGGCTAGGAGTATGGCAGAACATG GGGACAGTATTGTATTAAGTCCAGGTTGTGCAAGCTTTGATGAATTTAGAAATTTTGAGCACAGAGGAATGTTTTTCCAGGACCTAGCATTCACATACGTATCTGGGTAA
- the LOC126591941 gene encoding transcription factor bHLH130-like — protein MYNGPPASNSTLTPLIQISTVASSAPPFMDSNTHQHNSGLLRFRSAPHSLLSNFADGGDSGLHSKSPVEGSSESERLFSRFTNYSHINDSDSWPSSFQEFDDKSVVTATEAAVSAIRMSSQGGYSGLLPPHYPRQSSFNGGYGLAGSGPMERHHTPANKSVHSNSNLVRQSSSPAGLFSNTSLQNGFPFGTWNDSSNFPESLDGMRRDQDHDGKLFSVDQNGELENRFHVLSHHLSLPKTSADIAMEKFLQLQDSVPCKVRAKRGCATHPRSIAERVRRTRISERMRKLQELVPNMDKQTNTADMLDLAVDYIKDLQKQFKTLSDVRANCKCLNMQKPVSNPVSNQESDGGSRLKV, from the exons ATGTATAATGGTCCTCCAGCATCCAATTCTACCTTGACCCCATTAATTCAAATTTCCACTGTAGCAAGCAGTGCACCGCCATTCATGGATTCAAATACCCACCAACACAATTCTGGGTTGCTCAGATTTCGCTCTGCTCCGCACTCCCTCCTCTCCAATTTCGCCGACGGCGGCGATTCGGGGCTTCACAGTAAAAGCCCAGTTGAGGGTTCTTCGGAGTCCGAGAGATTGTTCTCCAGATTCACGAATTACAGCCATATCAACGACTCAGATTCCTGGCCGTCGAGTTTTCAAGAATTTGACGACAAATCCGTGGTGACGGCAACGGAGGCGGCAGTGTCAGCGATCCGGATGAGCTCACAGGGAGGGTATTCTGGGCTGCTGCCCCCTCATTATCCGAGGCAGAGCTCGTTTAATGGCGGATATGGGTTGGCGGGTTCCGGTCCAATGGAACGTCATCACACTCCGGCCAACAAGTCAGTTCATTCGAATTCAAATCTTGTTAGACAAAGTAGTTCCCCTGCTGGGCTTTTCTCCAACACCTCTCTTCAAAACG GATTCCCATTCGGAACTTGGAATGACTCATCGAATTTTCCAGAGAGTTTAGATGGCATGAGAAGAGACCAAGATCATGATGGGAAATTATTTTCGGTTGATCAG AACGGAGAGCTTGAAAACCGGTTTCATGTATTATCCCATCACCTGAGTTTACCAAAAACTTCAGCAGACATTGCCATGGAAAAGTTCTTGCAACTTCAAGATTCTGTACCTTGCAAAGTTAGAGCAAAGAGAGGTTGTGCCACTCATCCTCGAAGCATTGCCGAAAGA GTGAGAAGAACACGGATCAGTGAACGAATGAGGAAACTACAAGAACTGGTCCCGAACATGGACAAG CAAACCAACACGGCAGACATGCTCGATTTGGCAGTTGATTATATTAAAGATCTTCAGAAACAGTTCAAG ACGCTTAGCGATGTTAGAGCAAACTGCAAATGTTTAAACATGCAGAAGCCGGTGTCGAATCCGGTGTCGAATCAGGAAAGTGACGGGGGAAGTCGGTTGAAAGTTTGA
- the LOC126594407 gene encoding receptor protein kinase-like protein ZAR1, whose product MMLLLLHIALFLVPDVVLCLNPDGLSLLALKSAIETDPTGILDSWSESDPTPCHWHGVVCTRNRVTDLLLANKRLTGYIPSELGHLDSLKRLSLSNNNFSKPIPAHLFNAAALITLDLSHNSLVGSVPAQIGTIKALKHLDLSSNFLNGSLPESLAELPSLAGTLNLSYNNFSGEVPASYGRIPVLVSLDLRHNNLTGKVPQVGSLANQGPTAFSGNPSLCGFPLDIPCPEAQNPNSSKSGGQDVQKPVDPDPSLVSGAEERENRSGGSVTVPIISGVSVVIGAVSVSVWLFRVRSRAKEGKTGKEKVVKEVAEVVVVEEGEGQNGKFVVLDEGFGLDLEDLLRASAYVVGKSRSGITYRVVAGSGGKGPGAAPSVVAVRRLSEGDATWRLKEFEAEVEAIGKVVHPNIVRLRAYYYASDEKLLVTDFIRNGSLYNALHGGPSNSLPPLPWTARLKIAQGTARGLMYIHEHSTRKYVHGNIKSTKILLNDDLQPYISGFGLARLMLGTSKFTTSASRRQNSNESIVASGLVVPTSSTIYLAPEARISRSKFTQKCDVYSFGIVLLEILTGRLPDEGLENGGKGLESLVRKTFRDERPLSEIIDPVLLQEVYAKKQVVEAFHIALNCTELDPELRPRMKTVSESFDRLKLQC is encoded by the exons atgaTGCTTCTTTTGCTGCATATTGCTCTATTTCTGGTTCCTGACGTGGTTCTCTGTCTCAACCCAGATGGGCTCTCCCTCCTCGCACTCAAATCCGCAATCGAAACCGACCCGACCGGGATCCTCGACTCCTGGTCGGAATCCGACCCCACTCCCTGCCACTGGCACGGCGTCGTCTGCACCCGCAACCGAGTCACCGACCTCCTCCTCGCCAACAAACGCCTCACCGGCTACATTCCCTCCGAGCTCGGCCACCTCGACTCGCTCAAGCGACTCAGCCTCTCCAACAACAACTTCTCCAAGCCCATACCTGCCCACCTCTTCAACGCCGCCGCCCTCATTACTCTGGACCTCTCCCACAACTCCCTCGTGGGCTCGGTCCCGGCCCAAATTGGAACCATCAAGGCACTGAAGCACCTCGACTTGTCCTCCAATTTCCTCAATGGCTCACTCCCCGAGTCTCTCGCCGAGCTTCCCTCCCTCGCTGGAACCCTGAACCTCTCTTACAACAATTTCTCCGGCGAAGTTCCGGCGTCGTACGGAAGGATTCCGGTGCTCGTGAGCCTGGACCTCCGGCACAACAACCTCACCGGAAAAGTGCCTCAGGTGGGCTCCCTGGCGAACCAGGGCCCCACCGCGTTTTCCGGAAACCCTAGCCTCTGCGGGTTTCCGTTGGATATTCCGTGCCCGGAagctcaaaaccctaattcctcgAAAAGCGGAGGTCAGGATGTTCAGAAACCTGTCGACCCGGATCCGAGTCTAGTCAGCGGGGCGGAAGAGCGGGAAAATCGGAGCGGCGGTTCGGTGACGGTTCCGATAATTTCGGGCGTTTCGGTGGTGATCGGGGCTGTCTCGGTATCGGTGTGGCTGTTTCGGGTAAGAAGCAGGGCCAAGGAGGGCAAAACGGGAAAGGAGAAAGTAGTAAAGGAGGTAGCtgaagtggtggtggtggaagaGGGGGAAGGGCAAAATGGTAAATTCGTGGTGCTGGACGAGGGATTCGGGTTGGATTTGGAGGATTTGCTGAGGGCATCGGCGTACGTGGTGGGGAAGAGCAGGAGTGGGATTACGTACAGGGTGGTCGCCGGGAGTGGCGGGAAGGGACCTGGTGCGGCGCCGTCGGTTGTGGCGGTGAGGAGGCTGAGCGAGGGTGATGCCACGTGGCGGTTGAAGGAGTTTGAGGCTGAGGTGGAGGCGATAGGAAAGGTGGTCCACCCCAATATCGTGCGCCTGAGAGCATACTACTACGCGAGTGATGAGAAACTTCTGGTTACTGATTTCATTCGCAATGGCAGCTTGTACAATGCACTCCATG GGGGACCATCCAACTCATTGCCGCCATTGCCGTGGACGGCAAGGTTAAAAATTGCTCAGGGGACTGCAAGGGGTTTGATGTACATACACGAACACAGCACTCGAAAGTATGTTCATGGAAACATTAAATCGACAAAGATCCTTCTCAATGATGATCTCCAACCTTACATATCCGGGTTCGGACTGGCACGACTTATGTTGGGTACCTCAAAGTTCACAACTTCAGCATCCAGAAGGCAGAACTCAAACGAATCCATAGTGGCCTCTGGTTTGGTTGTTCCAACTTCTTCAACCATTTACTTGGCACCCGAGGCTCGAATTTCTAGGAGCAAGTTCACTCAGAAATGTGATGTGTACTCCTTTGGAATTGTGCTCTTGGAGATCCTGACTGGTAGGTTGCCAGATGAGGGCCTCGAAAATGGTGGCAAGGGACTTGAGAGCCTAGTCAGGAAGACATTCAGAGATGAGCGCCCCTTGTCTGAGATCATAGACCCTGTACTTCTGCAAGAAGTTTATGCAAAGAAGCAAGTTGTTGAAGCGTTTCACATTGCCCTAAATTGCACCGAGCTTGACCCTGAACTACGTCCTAGGATGAAAACCGTCTCCGAGAGTTTTGATCGCCTCAAATTGCAATGTTAA